Genomic window (Capricornis sumatraensis isolate serow.1 chromosome 1, serow.2, whole genome shotgun sequence):
AGGGGAGGTGTTTGTTGGTGTTGGTCTGAATTTCTGGAAGAAGATTCTTAAGTCATTAAAAACTATTATAAACACCCAGAAAAACTAAGTGCCGGGAAAGAGAAGCAGGTAGAGAGCGTCAGGAGCCAGGAGGAGGAAGCTGCTGGCTTCCAGATAAGACAACAGCACGAATGAAACCTACAGGAGGGATGAGAGGCCCGTGCCCGTCCCAGCTGGCCAACCTTTAGTCCCTACACTTGCTCCCAGAGCTCTGGCCAGTGGAGTCAGAAGTTGGCGCCTGTCCCAGCAGGCCCACAGGCTCGGCCTCCCCGCGGGTTTGAGCATCCCCAGGATTTGCTGCTGCCTGCCCCAGAATCTCTCGGTGGGACCAGTATGCAGAGCCTCTCCCACTTCTGTGTTTGGACAGGTGGCACCCTCCctccagggatgcctggcatggaAAACCTTAGACTGGGGCTCAGGGGTCCTGGCTTAAAAGAGCAGGCAAGTCATATCATACTATGAGCCTCATTTCCAGAAggaagtgggatttttttttttgttgttggttggTTTTTGGGGGTGAGAGGgggatgtgtttgtttttttttccaagccACGTGGCACACcaaatcttagctccctgaccagggatcaagcccatgccccctgcattgggagagcagagtcttaatgACTAGAccaatcagggaagtcccaagaacaaAGCATTCTTAACCTGGAGCCTGTGAATCCCTTGAGTTTGTCCTCCAGACATTGAGTTCATGTGTATATTTCTGAGAAGAGTGTCCAGAGCTTTCATAAGATTCTCAAAGGACTCTCAACCCCCGTACATGGGGATCCTGGGACCTAAGGATGCGTGGGACCCCCTCTCGGTTCCAAGGATGGTGCTGGTTTGAAATTTCTAGTTTGCTGCCTCAGTGGGCACCTGTGCTGACCACCGCCTGGCTTTTCCAGACCACGTGACCAGAGAGAAGTTGGACCGCATCCTGGCTGTGATCCAAGGTTCCCATCAGAAGGCTCTGGTGACGTAAGAGAGGCCTGGCCCACACCCCCCTGCAAGTGGGACCTCAAGGAAGCGCTGGGTGGTTGTTAAGtgcctaagtcatgtccaactctttatgaccccatggacggcagcacgccaggcttccctgtccttcaccatctcccagagtttgctcaaactcatgtccattgagtcagtgatgccatccaaccatctcatcctctgttgccccctttccctcctgccttcagtctttcccatcatcagggtcttttccagtgagttggcttttagcatcaggtggccaaagtactggagcttcagcttcagcatcagtcctcccaacgaatattcagggttgatttcctttaggaagtgCTGGGGGCAGGCGGGCAGGGGGCGGAGATGGGGGACAGTGCTCGAAGAGTAAGAAGTTAACCCGCAGGGCTCTGCCTGCCCCGGAGCAGATTCCATGGATCTTCCTATCTGAGCCCAAAACCAGGCATAAGCACCCACTCCTTTCAGGGCATGCAGAAATGTGCCAGGGCATGGGCCAGTCCCTCCCTGGTTGGGCTCATAGGGAATGTATGAGCTAACAGAAGAAAGCCAGGCAACCACAGCATCTCAGCACAGAGTCAGGCGGAAGTAGTCAGTGCAGGTACGACTGAACAGGGGTAGAGCTTGCGGTTCAGGATTGGAGGGCACTGGAAGAGGCTGCTGCAAAGGGGGCTAGAGGGACTGAGAAGGTGGGAAGCGAATGAAGAACTTCAGGAAAGGCATgagtggggcagggctggggtgggcagtCAGCTGCCTGATCTGGCCCCTCCTGATCCCCAGGTACTCCAGCCTCGACCTACAGACCCAGGAGGCCTACGAGATGGCCGTGAGCGGCGTGATCCGGCCCATGAACAAGTCCCCGATGCTGATCACCGGCATCCGATGCCTCCAGTTTGCGCCTCCAGAGTTCCTCTTAGGTAAGTTGCTCCAGGAAGTTGGGGCAGCGCCACGAGGCTCCCGAGTTCACGGAGTCACTGGGGGAGACCCTTGCAGAGGCCAGCATGTGTGAGCGCTGATCTCGACTGGTCAAGGCAGCAGGGGCCCGCTTCGTTCCCAGCCTGAGGCTGGACTTGGCTGATCACACGGCGCACAGAGCAGATAGATGTCTCCTGCCAAGTCTCCCTTTGAAGCCAGACCTTAACAAGCAGAGGTTATATGTAGTGGCTCCTCTCCAGAGCCACCCAGTGTCTCAGGTCACTGTGGGGCATCAGACACCACTTTCCCCTCTGCGCTGATCCCACCCAGCTCAGCACCTGCTCCATCACCACTCTTTCTTTGTTTATTGTGTTAACAAGGGCTCCTTTCTTGAGTGCTGACCAAGACTCTCCCGATGCTAAGTGTGTAATAGAAAGGATTCCTCAcaaccaccttttttttttggtcttcaccATGTGGCTTACcagatcttagttcactgaccagggattgaacccgtgccctttgcagtggaagcatggtatcttaaccactggaccacaaggaaagtcccAACCTGGGGATTCCTCTGAAaaggcagattctgattcagcaggtctggatGGGGCCTGAGACTCTGCCTGTCTTAACAGACTCTCAGGGCCTGCCCTGAGCTACACTTAGAGGAGGAAGAGGCCTGGCTAAGGTCATTGCACAGCCAGGAGGGCTCCCGGGGTGTGGATCTTGATCCGTGACCCCAGAGGCTGTGCTCCTGACCGCCACCTTTGCTGTGTGTCCCTGGCAGAGGTGCAGTGCATGCATGAGACACAGAAGCAGCTGCGAAGGCTGGTGCACGAAATCGGCCTGGAGCTGAAGAGCACCGCTGTCTGTACCCAGGTGCGGCGGACACGGGACGGCTTCTTCACCCTGGATGATGCTCTCCTGAGGACCCAGTGGGACTTGCCGAGCATCCAGGGTGCCATCCAGGCTGCAGCACCCCGGGTGGCAGCAGAGCTGGAGAAGAGCTTGAGGCCTTCGCTGGGCACCCAGGAGCCCCCTGGTCCAGGCCAGCCCTGGGACTCCGAGAGGCCACGTTCTGCCTTGGAGCCAGAGAGCCATGTGGGGCATTGACAGGCCAGCAGCTGGTGGAACAGTGGATATCTAAAAATAAGAGCTGGTGGAACAGTGGGTGTCTAAAAATAAGAATTGTTCATGGCTGGAACTGCTGACTGCAGAACACGAGAGCAGGAGGGGCTTTTTTGCACATGACAGAAACCCTGAGGCTGTTAGAGAAACCATTGACAGGGAgttccctagtcagggaactaagatcctgcaagccgtgtGGTGTTGCCAGAGAAAAAAGAGATCAACAGACTTGGCCCAGTTAAAAACTTCTGTACAGAGGAAAAGACgctaaatgaatgaaagactgaTAAAAGGTAGTTGTTATAAGTCTAAGCAAtactatttataatatataaagagttcttacaaaacaataagaaaagcACGACAAGAACGTTGATCAAATGACATGAATTGTGTGTTTGTATTGTAAAAGCAATCCAGATGGCTAGTAAACCTGAAATGATGTTCAGACTCTGTGATGAAGGACGTTCAGATGAAAATGAGATGACTTTTCCTTGCCTTtcaaataaagtaagaaaaagataCCATCCATTATTGGGGAGGGTGTGAGAAGATGGGCAATTTATATACTtggtgccaagttgcttcagtcatatccgactctctgtgaccccatggactgtagcccgccaggctagctctgtccatgggatcctcctggCAAGaaaacgagtgggttgccattttcttctccaggggatcttcccaagccagggatcaaactagcatCTCCTctgtgggcaggcagattctttaccaccagagccatCTGGGAGTGCGCTTGCTAGGAATACACAACTGTGTAACCTTTCCGGAGCAATTCGATGGTATGTATCAGCATTTAAAATGCTCctgccctgggacttccctggtggtctggtggttaagaatccgcctgccagtgcctgggacagggatttgatccctgctctgtGAACTAAGACACCACGTGCCCCTAGGTAACTAAGCCCCGCAGTGACGGAgtccttgagcctgtgctccgtaacgagagggatcaaactcgggcccCCTCTGCTGGGCGTGCAGAgccttcaccactggactgccagggaactcctggAAGGAGATCATTCTTAAGGAAAACAAGGGCGCATTCTGCGGTCCCAGGGATTAGGACTTAGACATGTGAATTTTGGGGGGGCATAACTTGACTCATAACAGGTGGTGAGACACTCACCTGGGCTGGCCCAGTGTTTCTCAGAGCCCTGCTGTCCTGTAACCAGAAAACTCCCCCTGAGGTCAGGGGAGGCCCCTTCTTCCCCTCCACTACCCCTGTTACTACGGCAGCAGTGGCTGACTGGGGCACGTGTTATGCTGTGGTTAATAAACATCACCCCAGAACCTCTCCATGGGAGTGCTGGGGACCAGAGCTGTTCAGAACTTTCCTCGCTGCCTGCCCAGGGAAGCGGCGAGGGCACAGGGCCCCAGAGGCTCTAAGGGTGGCTTCCTGGGGCATGGACTGTATCTGACCCCTCCAGGGCCTCTCCCAGCAACTCCTCTTCCATGGTCCAAATAAGAATTTAAGTTTTGATTGTACTGTGTATAAGAAGTGtatctggggacttccttggtggtctagtgactAAGAGTCCACAATCCCAATGCAGGgaccccaggttcgatccctagtcagggaactagatcccacattccacaactaAAAGTTGGCACACTGCAGCTAGAAGTTTTCctatgctgtaactaagacctggtgcagccaagtaaaaaataatcattacttaaagcaatggagacagtgacagacttcatattcttgggctccaaaatcactgcagatagtgactgcagccatgaaattaaaagacgcttgctccttggaagaaaaactatgaccaacccagacagcatattaaaaagcagagacgttactttgccaacaaaggtccatctagtcaaacctatgatttttccagtagtcatatatggatgtgagagttggactataaataaagttgagccctgtagaattgatgctttcgaactctggcgttgaagaagactcttgagagtcccttggactgcaaggagatcaaaccagttagtcctaaaggaaatcagtcctgaatattcattggaaggactgatgctgaagctgaaactccagtactttggccacctgatgcaaagaactgactcatttgaaaagaccctgatgctgggaaagattgaagtcgggaggagaaggggacgacagaggataagatggttgagtggcatcaccgactcgatggacatgagtttgagcaagctctgggagttggtgatggacagggaagcctggtgtgctacagttcatggggttgcaaagagacacgactgagcgactgaactgaagtgattattttctggttgtgctgagtcttcattgctatgcacaggctttctttagttgagctgagctggggctactcttcattgcggtgcaccagcttctcattgcagtggcttctcttgttgcagaatcTAAGTGCATGgactttagtagttgtggctgtCAGGACTTAGAGcctgggggcttcagtagttgcggtgcagaGGCTTagtgccccatggcatgtggaatcttcctggaccagggatcgaacctgtgtcccctgtagtcgcaggcagattcttcaccactggaccaccagggaagtccagagactATAGTAATCCCTGtttaacagaagaggaaactgaggcatgaaggggacaaataacaaaacaaaggaCACCTGACGAGGGAGTCCTGAGCCCGAGACCACATCTGTGCTGTTCGGAGTCAGCGTTACTGACCGCCACACTGTCCTGCCTCTTCTCAATCTATTGCTGCTTTTTTGGGGTCGTTTACTAACCAAGTCCcaggcctggcacatggtaggcgCTTAGGCGCTGTTGAAGGAACTTAgtgcctggacttccctggtggctcagtggtaaagactgcctgccaatgcaggtgtcatgggttcgacccctggcctgggaggatcccatatgcttcagagcaactaagcccatgtgccacaattactgagcccagaaCGCTGCACCTACTGAAGTCCGGGTGCCCTGGGGCCTGTCCTctacagtaagagaagccacctcaacaAGAAGCCTggattcaccacaactagagactagCAGCCCCTCGCCGtaactagagaagagcctgtgcaaccacgaagacccagcatagccaaagtgaaaaaaatgaactgAGGATCAATTGTGATACTGTGATGTAAAAAGAAGTATATTTTTGGGTCTTCCTCCCTAGCTCCCAgtcagagctcctaaaacccttgtaatTTCCCAAGCGATAAAGGTGAGAAGAGCATCTTGAATATCTTTTGTTGTATGTTTTATGCCCAGTTCCTGAAAGAGCTCCAGAGGGTGAAAGTGGCAAGCATCTTTTCTTACTCATAACCAAGCCCCTTTCGAAACTTCCCTAGTGGATCAGccagttaagaatccgcctgcaatgcaggagacctgagttcgatccctgggttgggaagatcccctggaaaagggaaaggctacccactccagaattctggcctgtagaattccgtggactgtatagtccatggggtcccaatgagtcagacaggactgagtgactttcactttccagtgattaagactctgcacttccagtgcaagggactctggtttgatccctggtccaagaactaAGAATCCCACTTGCCTTGGGACAACTAAGTCtatgcgccacaactagagagaagccctcagGCCCCAACAAAGAGCCAgataactaagacccaacacagccaaataaataaaaacaagcccCTTTCAGCTACACCTACGTACTTAATAGAAGCGCCATAAAAAACCCAAAGGATGGGGTTTTGAGAGCTGAGTTAGCCAACACATTTGGGTGCTGGGGAAGGGGTGTGGCCGGAGAGGGCTTGGAAACCCAACACGCCTCCCACGTGGCTTGCTTGCCCTGTGGACCTCCACCATTTGGTCCTTCCTGAGTTGTATCCTCTGTAATAAACTAGTGAACATAAGTGTTTCTCTGAGATGTGTGAGCTGTTAGAGCAAACTTTCAAACTTAAGGAGGAGGTCATGAGAGTTCCCAGCTTCAGTCAGCAGCACGTGTAGGTGACAACCTAGGACGTGTGGTCAGTGTCTGAAGGGGCAGGCTCATGGGACTGCGCCCTTGACCTGCATGGTGTGGGCAAATTCCAGGCAggcagtgtcagaactgagttgtATTGTAAGTCACCCAGTCCTGTCCCTCAGGAATTACAGAATTGCTTGGTATGGGAAAGCCTCCATGTTTGGGGTCAGAAGTACAGAAAGGAAACAGGAGTTTTTTACCTGTATATGTGCTTAGTATATACGTATTACCTGAATAAATAACCGAAGTGGTTACTTTTGTATTTCCTTTGGCTGTGCAATATGAGaaaccttagttccccaaccagggatagaacccatgccccctgccttgggagcacaaagtcttaaccattagactgccagggaagtccctcaagtgATTAATTTTTTAACAGTGGAATTATAATATACACAGTTACCACAATTGGCTTCTTTCATCCAACAGTAGAGTGTGGCCTTTTCTGGGCCTTTCCTGTTGGCcctgggtaaagaacccacctgccaatgcaggagacacgagttcaatccctgggttgggaagatcccctagagaaggaaatggcaacccactccagtattcttgcctggagaatcccgtggacagaggagcctggcgggctgcagtctgtgttGTTTCGTTGCTCAGTCCAGACACAAATTAGTGACTCAGTGATGACAGTATGGCCCTCTCCCTATCTGTCCATCAAGTACGAATGTTCCTTCCTCCAAACTCCGTGGGGGTGCCCAGAGACACAGGGCTCTCTTAGAGGAAAGCCCTGACCTCTTCCCTCCTCTTGGGCTGTTCCTTCCCATTGTACGAATTGTGACTGCAGGATGTGGCAGCTTTAACAAAGGCCTGGGTTCAGCCAGTTTGGTAacggtgctcagttgctcagtcgtatctgactctgtgaccccatagactgcaacctgccaggctcctctgtccatggcattctctaggcaagaatactgcatagGGTTACcatctcctccaagggatcttcctagctCCAGgactgaaccctcgtctcctgctcagcaagcagattctttatcactgcaccagcTGGTCTGTCAGTTTATTCAAcatttactcaataaatattcattagatgCCTACGTATTATTGGCCACATGCTGGTATAGGCACCAGGAGTATATCAGTAAACAAGACAGCCTAAATGCTAAGTGGGGAAAGGGAAGTTGGTGATGTTAACTAGGGCTGCCTGAGCAGTCTTTTGAATAAAATGCTGAACAGGGTGAGCCACTGAGTCAGGAAGTAACCtggaagttgttgttcagtcgttaagtcgtgtctgactctttgtgaccccatggaatgcagcacgccaggcttccccgtccttcactatcttctggagtttgctcaaactcatgtccattgagtcagtgatgccatcctaccatctcatcctctgttgcccccttctcctgccctcaatctttcctagcatcagggtctttcccaatgagttggctcatcacatcaggtggccaaagtattgaagcttcagcttcagcatcagtccttccaataaatattcagggttgatttcctttaggcttgactggttggatctccttgctgtccaagggagtctcaagagtcttctccaacaccacagttcaaaagcatcaattcttcagctctcagccttctttttggtccaactctcacatctttacatgactactggaaaaaccatagctttgactatatggacctttgccgcaaagtgatgtttctgctttttaatatactgtctaggtttttcataacttttcttccaaggagcaggcgtcttttattTCCGAGGCTGCatttaccatttgcagtgattttgaagtccaagaaaagaaaatctgccactgtttccaccttttacccatctatttgccgtgaagtgataggactggatgccgtgatattagttttttgaatgttgagttttaaaccagcttttttactctcgtctttcaccctcatcagccAAGAAAACCTCCAGTGCAGTTCAAATGGTGTCTGATACATTCAGGGCCCACAGTGGCCCAGGTGGAGACGCAGTGCCTACTGATAGCTTGACTGCCTGTCAATAAGAATCACCTTGGGTCCTTCACACCCAAGGTGAATATTCCAATGTTCCACATTCTCAGAAACTGGGGCC
Coding sequences:
- the TRUB2 gene encoding pseudouridylate synthase TRUB2, mitochondrial isoform X1 — its product is MRSAGLARLQGLFAVYKPPGLKWKHLRDTVELQLLKGLNAGKPPAPKQRVRFLLESVESSKEKELTLTANRVPTLIDHPLVRGLAFTSLKVGVGHRLDSQASGVLVLGVGHGCGLLTDMYNAHLTKDYTVRGLLGKATDDFCEDGRLVEKTTYDHVTREKLDRILAVIQGSHQKALVTYSSLDLQTQEAYEMAVSGVIRPMNKSPMLITGIRCLQFAPPEFLLEVQCMHETQKQLRRLVHEIGLELKSTAVCTQVRRTRDGFFTLDDALLRTQWDLPSIQGAIQAAAPRVAAELEKSLRPSLGTQEPPGPGQPWDSERPRSALEPESHVGH
- the TRUB2 gene encoding pseudouridylate synthase TRUB2, mitochondrial isoform X2 translates to MRSAGLARLQGLFAVYKPPGLKWKHLRDTVELQLLKVRGLAFTSLKVGVGHRLDSQASGVLVLGVGHGCGLLTDMYNAHLTKDYTVRGLLGKATDDFCEDGRLVEKTTYDHVTREKLDRILAVIQGSHQKALVTYSSLDLQTQEAYEMAVSGVIRPMNKSPMLITGIRCLQFAPPEFLLEVQCMHETQKQLRRLVHEIGLELKSTAVCTQVRRTRDGFFTLDDALLRTQWDLPSIQGAIQAAAPRVAAELEKSLRPSLGTQEPPGPGQPWDSERPRSALEPESHVGH